A single window of Kitasatospora sp. HUAS MG31 DNA harbors:
- a CDS encoding adenosine deaminase translates to MEKQTLAAAASTGPRVPTADQIRRAPKVLLHDHLDGGLRPETIVELAAACGYENLPTTDPKDLGEWFREAADSGSLVRYLETFAHTCAVMQTREALIKVAADCAEDLAADGVVYAEVRYAPEQHLEAGLTLDEVVEAVNEGFRLGEANARAAGHRIRVGALLTAMRHAARSQEIAELANRFRDQGVVGFDIAGAEAGYPPTRHQAAFDYLKGENNHFTIHAGEAFGLPSIWEALQCCGADRLGHGVRIIDDITVEEDGSVRLGRLAAYVRDKRVPLEMCPTSNLQTAAAASYAEHPIGLLSRLKFRVTVNTDNRLMSGTSMSQEFGHLVEAFGYTLGDMEWFSVNAMKSAFLPFDERLAMINDVIKPGYAELKAEWLFAAGS, encoded by the coding sequence ATGGAGAAGCAGACCCTCGCCGCCGCGGCCTCCACCGGCCCCCGCGTGCCCACCGCCGACCAGATCCGCCGCGCCCCGAAGGTGCTCCTGCACGACCACCTGGACGGCGGACTGCGCCCCGAGACCATCGTCGAACTGGCCGCCGCCTGCGGCTACGAGAACCTCCCGACCACCGACCCCAAGGACCTGGGCGAGTGGTTCCGCGAGGCCGCCGACTCCGGTTCGCTGGTCCGCTACCTGGAGACCTTCGCCCACACCTGCGCCGTGATGCAGACCCGTGAGGCCCTGATCAAGGTCGCCGCCGACTGCGCCGAGGACCTGGCCGCCGACGGCGTGGTCTACGCCGAGGTCCGCTACGCCCCCGAGCAGCACCTGGAGGCCGGCCTGACCCTCGACGAGGTCGTCGAGGCCGTCAACGAGGGCTTCCGCCTCGGCGAGGCCAACGCCCGTGCCGCCGGCCACCGGATCCGGGTCGGCGCGCTGCTCACGGCCATGCGCCACGCCGCCCGCTCGCAGGAGATCGCCGAGCTGGCCAACCGCTTCCGCGACCAGGGCGTGGTCGGCTTCGACATCGCCGGCGCCGAGGCGGGCTACCCCCCCACCCGCCACCAGGCCGCCTTCGACTACCTCAAGGGCGAGAACAACCACTTCACCATCCACGCGGGTGAGGCCTTCGGCCTGCCGTCGATCTGGGAGGCCCTGCAGTGCTGCGGCGCCGACCGGCTCGGCCACGGCGTGCGGATCATCGACGACATCACGGTGGAGGAGGACGGCTCCGTCCGGCTCGGCCGGCTGGCCGCGTACGTGCGCGACAAGCGCGTCCCGCTGGAGATGTGCCCCACCTCCAACCTGCAGACGGCCGCCGCGGCCTCGTACGCCGAGCACCCGATCGGCCTGCTCAGCCGACTGAAGTTCCGGGTGACCGTCAACACCGACAACCGGCTGATGAGCGGGACCAGCATGAGCCAGGAGTTCGGGCACCTGGTGGAGGCCTTCGGCTACACCCTGGGCGACATGGAGTGGTTCAGCGTGAACGCCATGAAGTCCGCGTTCCTGCCGTTCGACGAGCGCCTGGCGATGATCAACGACGTCATCAAGCCGGGCTACGCGGAGCTCAAGGCGGAGTGGCTGTTCGCCGCCGGCTCCTGA
- a CDS encoding LysR family transcriptional regulator — protein MTYESSSQPTRPAELGPEADVVRLAPQLAEFAAVARLEHVTQAAQLLGMPQPTLSRAIARLEAELGVDLLARQGRAVRLTRAGRLLLGSVERALAELERGAEAARAEADPEAGRVAFGFLHTMGTDAVPALLRGFRAGHPRVRFQLVQDYVAAMLERLRAGELDVCLVSPLPNAPDLAARPLDEQRLHLAVPADHRLAGRRRIRLAEVAEEPWVAVEEGYGLRMITDGFCAEAGFVPRIAFEGEEAETLRGLVAAGLGVALLPPALVPRPGVVELEVTAPRTRRAIGLAWVAGRPLTPPVAAFRDFVLSRRGRLLDHD, from the coding sequence GTGACGTATGAGAGCAGCTCGCAGCCCACGCGCCCGGCCGAGCTGGGTCCGGAGGCGGATGTGGTCCGGCTGGCGCCGCAGCTGGCCGAGTTCGCCGCCGTGGCCCGGCTGGAGCACGTGACCCAGGCGGCCCAGCTGCTCGGCATGCCGCAGCCGACGCTGTCACGGGCGATCGCCCGGCTGGAGGCGGAGCTCGGGGTGGACCTGCTGGCCCGTCAGGGCCGGGCGGTCCGGCTGACCAGGGCCGGCCGGCTGCTGCTGGGGTCGGTCGAGCGGGCGCTCGCCGAGCTGGAGCGCGGCGCCGAGGCGGCCCGGGCGGAGGCCGACCCGGAGGCCGGCCGGGTGGCGTTCGGGTTCCTCCACACCATGGGGACGGACGCGGTGCCCGCCCTGCTGCGCGGGTTCCGGGCCGGGCACCCGCGGGTCCGGTTCCAGCTGGTGCAGGACTACGTCGCGGCGATGCTGGAGCGGCTGCGCGCCGGGGAACTGGACGTCTGCCTGGTCTCCCCGCTGCCGAACGCCCCGGACCTGGCCGCCCGGCCGCTGGACGAGCAGCGGTTGCACCTGGCCGTCCCGGCCGACCACCGGCTGGCCGGGCGGCGGCGGATCCGGCTGGCGGAGGTGGCCGAGGAGCCGTGGGTGGCGGTGGAGGAGGGGTACGGGCTGCGGATGATCACCGACGGCTTCTGTGCCGAGGCGGGCTTCGTCCCGCGGATCGCCTTCGAGGGGGAGGAGGCGGAGACCCTGCGCGGGCTGGTCGCGGCCGGGCTGGGGGTGGCACTGCTGCCGCCCGCCCTGGTGCCCCGGCCCGGGGTGGTGGAGCTGGAGGTCACCGCGCCCCGCACCCGGCGGGCGATCGGGCTCGCCTGGGTGGCCGGCCGCCCGCTCACCCCGCCGGTGGCGGCCTTCCGCGACTTCGTGCTCTCCCGTCGCGGGCGGCTCCTCGACCACGATTGA
- a CDS encoding MFS transporter yields MQPSSTGASAVNSPDALAQPSPDAPTSPVGSSASISAGSPAGETTGESADRRLRPGDRAFRRANLALFAAGVATFVLLYSTQGLLPILSADLDLTPGQASWTASAATLGLALALLPASALSDRYGRTTVMTASMVAASVLALALPLAPDLPTLVTLRVVQGAALAGLPATAMAYLAEEVHPRALASAMGLYVAGNSIGGMSGRLVSGWAAAVWGWRWGLAVSAGLALLAALAFRLLVPAARHFRPAPVDARALARTVSGHLRNPLLLRLYALGLLFMAVFGAVYTTVGYRLTAAPFGLPQSVAASIFVVYLVGTVSSASAGRLTGRLGRRGTLYVAIGVTTLGLLLSLGDSLVTALLGLVLITAGFFAGHATASSAVGRTATEGRAQASALYLIAYYLGNSLGGTIGADAYHSTGWEGAAAVGLGAMTLAAGVTLYATRRAVVARRTGLAAPAA; encoded by the coding sequence ATGCAGCCCTCCAGTACCGGGGCATCCGCGGTGAACTCGCCGGATGCCCTCGCCCAGCCGTCCCCTGACGCCCCGACCAGCCCCGTCGGCAGCTCCGCCAGCATCTCCGCCGGCAGCCCTGCCGGTGAGACCACCGGGGAGTCCGCCGACCGCCGGCTCCGCCCGGGCGACCGCGCGTTCCGCCGCGCCAACCTCGCCCTGTTCGCGGCCGGTGTCGCCACCTTCGTCCTGCTCTACTCCACCCAGGGCCTGCTGCCGATCCTCTCGGCCGACCTCGACCTGACCCCGGGCCAGGCCAGCTGGACCGCCTCCGCCGCCACCCTCGGCCTCGCCCTGGCCCTGCTCCCGGCCAGCGCCCTCTCCGACCGGTACGGGCGGACCACGGTGATGACCGCCTCCATGGTGGCCGCCTCGGTGCTGGCCCTGGCCCTGCCGCTGGCCCCCGACCTGCCCACCCTGGTGACGCTGCGGGTGGTCCAGGGCGCCGCGCTGGCCGGCCTGCCCGCCACCGCGATGGCCTACCTCGCCGAGGAGGTCCACCCCCGGGCGCTGGCCTCCGCCATGGGCCTGTACGTGGCGGGCAACTCGATCGGCGGGATGAGCGGCCGGCTGGTCTCCGGCTGGGCCGCGGCCGTCTGGGGCTGGCGCTGGGGCCTGGCGGTCTCGGCGGGCCTCGCCCTGCTGGCCGCGCTGGCGTTCCGGCTGCTGGTCCCCGCCGCGCGGCACTTCCGGCCGGCGCCGGTGGACGCCCGCGCCCTCGCCCGGACGGTCTCCGGCCACCTGCGCAACCCGCTGCTGCTGCGGCTGTACGCGCTCGGCCTGCTGTTCATGGCGGTGTTCGGCGCCGTGTACACCACCGTCGGTTACCGGCTGACCGCCGCGCCGTTCGGGCTGCCGCAGTCGGTGGCCGCCTCGATCTTCGTGGTCTACCTGGTGGGCACCGTCTCCTCCGCCTCGGCCGGCCGGCTCACCGGGCGGCTCGGACGGCGCGGCACCCTGTACGTGGCGATCGGGGTGACCACGCTCGGTCTGCTGCTCTCCCTGGGCGACTCGCTGGTGACCGCGCTGCTGGGCCTGGTCCTGATCACCGCGGGCTTCTTCGCCGGCCACGCGACCGCCTCCTCCGCGGTCGGCCGGACCGCCACCGAGGGCCGCGCCCAGGCCTCGGCGCTGTACCTGATCGCCTACTACCTGGGGAACAGCCTCGGCGGCACCATCGGCGCCGACGCGTACCACTCCACCGGCTGGGAGGGTGCGGCCGCGGTCGGGCTCGGCGCGATGACGCTGGCCGCGGGGGTCACCCTCTACGCCACCCGCCGGGCCGTGGTGGCCCGCCGTACGGGGCTGGCGGCGCCGGCGGCGTGA
- a CDS encoding thymidine phosphorylase, protein MDAPSVIRTKRDRGELTDAQIDWVIDAYTRGDVADEQMSALAMAILLNGMNLREISRWTDAMIRSGVRMDFSALGVPTSDKHSTGGVGDKITLPLAPLVAACGVAVPQLSGRGLGHTGGTLDKLESIPGWRALLSNDEMMRVLQDTGAVICAAGDGLAPADKKLYALRDVTGTVEAIPLIASSIMSKKIAEGTGSLVLDVKVGSGAFMKNLADAQELARTMVGLGTNAGVNTVALLTDMSTPLGLTAGNALEVRESVEVLAGGGPADVVELTLALAREMLAAAGVHGKDPADALRDGSAMDHWRRMIAAQGGDPDAALPVAKEQHVVTASATGVLTGLDAYAVGVCAWRLGAGRARKDHPVQAGAGVEIHAKPGENVTAGQPLLTLHTDTPERYDYAIEALAGGIEISDPGTGFAPMPIVLDRIA, encoded by the coding sequence ATGGACGCCCCCTCCGTCATCAGGACCAAGCGCGACCGCGGAGAGCTGACCGACGCCCAGATCGACTGGGTGATCGACGCGTACACCCGCGGGGACGTGGCCGACGAGCAGATGTCCGCCCTGGCCATGGCGATCCTGCTGAACGGCATGAACCTCCGGGAGATCAGCCGCTGGACCGACGCGATGATCCGCTCCGGCGTCCGGATGGACTTCTCCGCCCTCGGCGTGCCCACCTCCGACAAGCACTCCACCGGCGGTGTCGGCGACAAGATCACCCTCCCGCTGGCCCCGCTGGTCGCCGCCTGCGGCGTCGCCGTCCCGCAGCTCTCCGGCCGCGGCCTCGGCCACACCGGCGGCACCCTGGACAAGCTGGAGTCCATCCCCGGCTGGCGCGCCCTGCTCTCCAACGACGAGATGATGCGGGTGCTGCAGGACACCGGCGCGGTGATCTGCGCCGCGGGCGACGGCCTGGCCCCCGCCGACAAGAAGCTGTACGCGCTGCGCGACGTCACCGGCACCGTCGAGGCCATCCCGCTGATCGCCTCCTCGATCATGTCCAAGAAGATCGCCGAGGGCACCGGCTCCCTGGTGCTGGACGTCAAGGTCGGCTCCGGTGCCTTCATGAAGAACCTGGCCGACGCCCAGGAGCTCGCCCGCACCATGGTCGGCCTCGGCACCAACGCCGGCGTCAACACCGTCGCCCTGCTCACCGACATGTCCACCCCGCTCGGCCTCACCGCCGGCAACGCGCTGGAGGTCCGCGAGTCGGTCGAGGTGCTGGCGGGCGGCGGCCCGGCCGACGTGGTCGAGCTGACCCTGGCGCTGGCCCGCGAGATGCTCGCGGCCGCCGGCGTGCACGGCAAGGACCCGGCCGACGCGCTGCGCGACGGTTCGGCCATGGACCACTGGCGCCGCATGATCGCCGCGCAGGGCGGCGACCCGGACGCCGCGCTCCCGGTCGCCAAGGAGCAGCACGTGGTCACCGCCTCCGCGACCGGCGTGCTCACCGGCCTCGACGCCTACGCCGTCGGTGTCTGCGCCTGGCGCCTGGGCGCCGGCCGCGCCCGCAAGGACCACCCGGTGCAGGCCGGCGCCGGCGTGGAGATCCACGCCAAGCCGGGCGAGAACGTGACCGCGGGCCAGCCGCTGCTCACCCTGCACACCGACACCCCCGAGCGCTACGACTACGCGATCGAGGCGCTGGCCGGCGGGATCGAGATCTCCGACCCCGGTACCGGCTTCGCCCCGATGCCGATCGTGCTGGACCGCATCGCCTGA
- a CDS encoding cytidine deaminase, whose translation MTTGTPAPDWERLREAARGAMSHAYAPYSKFPVGAAALVDDGRTVVGCNVENASYGIGLCAECGLVSALYASGGGRLVAFTCVDGAGELLMPCGRCRQLLYEHGGAELLVDLPSGVRPMSELLPDAFGPERL comes from the coding sequence GTGACCACCGGGACACCGGCGCCCGACTGGGAGCGGCTGCGGGAGGCCGCGCGCGGGGCGATGTCCCACGCGTACGCGCCGTACAGCAAGTTCCCGGTCGGGGCCGCGGCCCTGGTCGACGACGGCCGCACGGTGGTCGGCTGCAACGTGGAGAACGCCTCGTACGGCATCGGCCTGTGCGCCGAGTGCGGGCTGGTCTCGGCGCTGTACGCCTCCGGCGGCGGCCGGCTGGTGGCGTTCACCTGCGTGGACGGCGCCGGCGAGCTGCTGATGCCCTGCGGCCGCTGCCGCCAGCTGCTGTACGAGCACGGCGGGGCCGAGCTGCTGGTCGACCTGCCCTCCGGGGTGCGGCCGATGAGCGAGCTGCTGCCGGACGCGTTCGGCCCGGAGCGGCTCTAG
- a CDS encoding ABC transporter permease — protein sequence MSTATTARQKPAGAPAKKSKLTWPVVLLLIAGALLLFAAVGAATGNHGLTASGQVSAALGSAVPIAMAGLGGLWSERAGVVNIGLEGMMVAGTFCGAWVGYLVNPWVGLLAGMAGGALGGLLHALVTVTFGVDHIVSGVGINLLIPGICAYVNRIYYKDYVAAGAGANQSPSAESLPQITIPGLSTGLRDIENHHWFLVSDVAGILGGLVTNLSVVIVIAAALLVASYFVLWRTVFGLRLRSCGENPTAAESLGVNVYKYKYIAVIASGAFAGLAGAYLSLVAAHFYKDGMTQGRGFIGLAAMIFGNWMPGGLAMGAGLFGFTDSLQLRDADNVHVLLLIVAIAMFLLGLWQLYRRKFTTATISAAVGGGVALWYALTDSVQRPLIVATPYVITLVVLALASQRLRPPKADGQIYRKGQAK from the coding sequence GTGAGCACGGCCACCACTGCCCGCCAGAAGCCGGCGGGCGCGCCCGCCAAGAAGTCGAAGCTCACCTGGCCGGTCGTCCTGCTGCTGATCGCCGGCGCCCTGCTGCTGTTCGCCGCCGTCGGCGCGGCCACCGGCAACCACGGCCTGACCGCCTCCGGCCAGGTCAGCGCCGCCCTCGGCTCCGCCGTCCCGATCGCGATGGCCGGTCTCGGCGGTCTGTGGTCGGAGCGCGCCGGCGTGGTCAACATCGGTCTCGAAGGCATGATGGTCGCCGGCACCTTCTGCGGCGCCTGGGTCGGCTACCTGGTCAACCCCTGGGTCGGCCTGCTCGCCGGCATGGCCGGCGGTGCCCTCGGCGGCCTGCTGCACGCGCTGGTCACGGTCACCTTCGGCGTCGACCACATCGTCTCCGGCGTCGGCATCAACCTGCTGATCCCCGGCATCTGCGCCTACGTGAACCGGATCTACTACAAGGACTACGTCGCCGCCGGTGCCGGCGCGAACCAGTCCCCGTCCGCGGAGTCGCTGCCCCAGATCACCATCCCGGGGCTGTCCACCGGCCTGCGGGACATCGAGAACCACCACTGGTTCCTGGTCTCCGACGTCGCCGGCATCCTCGGCGGCCTGGTCACCAACCTCTCGGTGGTCATCGTGATCGCCGCCGCGCTGCTGGTCGCCAGCTACTTCGTGCTCTGGCGCACGGTGTTCGGCCTGCGGCTGCGCTCCTGCGGTGAGAACCCGACCGCGGCCGAGTCGCTGGGCGTCAACGTCTACAAGTACAAGTACATCGCGGTCATCGCCTCGGGCGCGTTCGCCGGTCTCGCCGGCGCGTACCTCTCGCTGGTCGCGGCGCACTTCTACAAGGACGGCATGACCCAGGGCCGTGGCTTCATCGGCCTCGCGGCGATGATCTTCGGCAACTGGATGCCCGGCGGCCTCGCCATGGGCGCCGGTCTGTTCGGCTTCACCGACAGCCTCCAGCTGCGCGACGCCGACAACGTCCACGTGCTGCTGCTGATCGTCGCCATCGCGATGTTCCTGCTCGGCCTGTGGCAGCTGTACCGCCGCAAGTTCACCACCGCGACCATCAGCGCCGCGGTCGGCGGCGGCGTGGCCCTCTGGTACGCCCTGACCGACTCGGTGCAGCGCCCGCTGATCGTGGCCACCCCGTACGTGATCACCCTGGTGGTGCTCGCGCTGGCCTCGCAGCGGCTCCGGCCGCCGAAGGCCGACGGCCAGATCTACCGCAAGGGCCAGGCGAAGTGA
- a CDS encoding ABC transporter permease translates to MTSPKPAAKRSLAGRFDAERILLGLAAPVLAVLLSAVICIILLAISGKDPFGAFQVMWDYGTASDGQVLTLNRATVYYIAAAAAAFGFRMNLFNIGVEGQYKLGMMFAAYVGSQVDLPSFIQIPLLLVTAMMVGGLWASIAGLLKVYRGVSEVISTIMLNAIATAIVGLLLVPGIFAPKTGGGSSNAIQTAPVSESSHFFSIETAGGTLWGFLFLAIAIGVAFQFTLNRTRFGFDLRATGRSESAAKASGVNVKRMVITAMAVSGALAGLIGLPDLLQNSYYFGQSVQPGLGFIGISVALLGRNSPIGIAFSALLFAFLDVAGSRLPLRGDYPQEIVLVMQGTIVICVVVAYELVRRYGLKRQQQKVGAELAAQAAAAKKEVSA, encoded by the coding sequence ATGACCAGTCCCAAGCCCGCCGCCAAGCGTTCGCTGGCCGGCCGGTTCGACGCCGAGCGTATCCTGCTCGGCCTGGCCGCCCCCGTGCTGGCCGTGCTGCTGTCCGCGGTGATCTGCATCATCCTGCTGGCGATCTCGGGCAAGGACCCGTTCGGCGCCTTCCAGGTGATGTGGGACTACGGCACCGCCTCCGACGGCCAGGTGCTGACCCTCAACCGGGCCACCGTCTACTACATCGCCGCCGCGGCCGCCGCCTTCGGCTTCCGGATGAACCTCTTCAACATCGGCGTCGAGGGCCAGTACAAGCTCGGCATGATGTTCGCCGCGTACGTCGGCAGCCAGGTCGACCTGCCCTCGTTCATCCAGATCCCGCTGCTGCTGGTCACCGCGATGATGGTCGGTGGCCTGTGGGCGTCGATCGCCGGTCTGCTCAAGGTCTACCGGGGCGTCAGCGAGGTCATCTCGACCATCATGCTGAACGCCATCGCCACCGCGATCGTCGGCCTGCTGCTCGTCCCCGGCATCTTCGCGCCGAAGACCGGCGGCGGTTCCAGCAACGCGATCCAGACCGCGCCGGTCTCCGAGTCCAGCCACTTCTTCAGCATCGAGACCGCCGGCGGCACCCTGTGGGGCTTCCTGTTCCTCGCGATCGCGATCGGTGTGGCCTTCCAGTTCACCCTGAACCGCACCCGGTTCGGCTTCGACCTGCGCGCCACCGGCCGCTCCGAGAGCGCCGCCAAGGCCTCCGGTGTGAACGTCAAGCGCATGGTGATCACCGCCATGGCGGTCTCCGGCGCCCTGGCCGGCCTGATCGGTCTGCCGGACCTGCTGCAGAACTCGTACTACTTCGGCCAGAGCGTCCAGCCGGGCCTCGGCTTCATCGGCATCTCGGTCGCCCTGCTCGGCCGCAACAGCCCGATCGGCATCGCCTTCTCGGCGCTGCTGTTCGCCTTCCTCGACGTCGCCGGCAGCAGGCTGCCGCTCCGCGGTGACTACCCGCAGGAGATCGTCCTCGTCATGCAGGGAACCATCGTCATCTGCGTCGTCGTCGCCTACGAGCTGGTCCGCCGCTACGGCCTCAAGCGCCAGCAGCAGAAGGTGGGCGCCGAGCTCGCCGCCCAGGCCGCGGCCGCCAAGAAGGAGGTGTCGGCGTGA
- a CDS encoding ABC transporter ATP-binding protein, with amino-acid sequence MGENGAGKSTLMKILYGMQKPDEGTIAVDGEQVVFHTPGDAIARGIGMVHQHFMLADYLTVWENVVLGGEHLYGIGAKAKAKIKEISDQYGLGIRPDAMVEDLGVADRQRVEILKVLYRGARILILDEPTAVLVPHEVDALFANLRELKAEGVTVIFISHKLHEVLSVADAISVIRRGTTVGDADPKTVTARQLAEMMVGAELPSPESRESTVTETEMLRVDGLRIAKADAEGIERVVLDDISLRIRKGEILGIAGVEGNGQAELVEAIMGMLPLDGGTVTLDGKDFSGSLTRSRREAGIGYIPEDRHRHGLLLEAPLWENRILGHVTESPNCKGILLDPAGARRDTQRIVEEFDVRTPGIEVTAASLSGGNQQKLIIGREMSHNPKLLIAAHPTRGVDVGAQAQIWEQIRGAQREGLAVLLISADLDELIGLSDTIRVIYRGRLVADADPATVTAEDLGTAMTGAARGHIESEPDALAEAQSQAAEGTEADGSAPTDTADDSQAGE; translated from the coding sequence ATGGGTGAGAACGGCGCCGGCAAGTCCACCCTGATGAAGATCCTCTACGGCATGCAGAAGCCGGACGAGGGCACCATCGCCGTCGACGGCGAGCAGGTGGTCTTCCACACCCCGGGCGACGCGATCGCCCGCGGCATCGGCATGGTCCACCAGCACTTCATGCTGGCCGACTACCTCACCGTGTGGGAGAACGTCGTCCTCGGCGGCGAGCACCTGTACGGCATCGGCGCCAAGGCCAAGGCCAAGATCAAGGAGATCTCCGACCAGTACGGCCTCGGGATCCGCCCCGACGCCATGGTCGAGGACCTCGGCGTGGCCGACCGCCAGCGCGTGGAGATCCTCAAGGTGCTCTACCGCGGCGCCCGGATCCTGATCCTGGACGAGCCCACCGCCGTCCTGGTGCCGCACGAGGTCGACGCACTCTTCGCCAACCTCCGCGAGCTCAAGGCCGAGGGCGTCACCGTCATCTTCATCTCGCACAAGCTGCACGAGGTGCTCTCGGTCGCCGACGCCATCAGCGTCATCCGCCGCGGCACCACGGTCGGCGACGCGGACCCGAAGACCGTCACCGCCCGCCAGCTCGCCGAGATGATGGTCGGCGCCGAGCTGCCCTCCCCGGAGAGCCGCGAGTCCACCGTCACCGAGACCGAGATGCTCCGCGTCGACGGCCTGCGGATCGCCAAGGCGGACGCCGAGGGCATCGAGCGCGTGGTCCTGGACGACATCTCGCTGCGCATCCGCAAGGGCGAGATCCTCGGCATCGCCGGTGTCGAGGGCAACGGCCAGGCCGAGCTGGTCGAGGCGATCATGGGCATGCTGCCGCTGGACGGCGGCACCGTGACCCTGGACGGCAAGGACTTCAGCGGCAGCCTCACCCGGTCCCGCCGCGAGGCCGGCATCGGCTACATCCCCGAGGACCGCCACCGGCACGGCCTGCTGCTGGAGGCCCCGCTCTGGGAGAACCGGATCCTCGGCCACGTCACCGAGTCCCCGAACTGCAAGGGCATCCTGCTCGACCCCGCCGGGGCCCGCCGGGACACCCAGCGGATCGTCGAGGAGTTCGACGTCCGCACCCCCGGCATCGAGGTCACCGCGGCCTCCCTCTCCGGCGGCAACCAGCAGAAGCTGATCATCGGCCGCGAGATGAGCCACAACCCCAAGCTGCTGATCGCCGCCCACCCCACCCGCGGTGTGGACGTCGGCGCCCAGGCGCAGATCTGGGAGCAGATCCGCGGCGCCCAGCGCGAGGGCCTGGCGGTGCTGCTGATCTCCGCCGACCTGGACGAGCTGATCGGCCTCTCCGACACCATCCGCGTCATCTACCGCGGCCGCCTGGTCGCCGACGCCGACCCGGCCACCGTGACCGCCGAGGACCTCGGCACCGCGATGACCGGCGCCGCCCGCGGCCACATCGAGTCCGAGCCCGACGCGCTGGCCGAGGCCCAGTCCCAGGCGGCCGAGGGCACCGAGGCCGACGGCTCCGCCCCCACCGACACCGCCGACGACTCGCAGGCGGGGGAGTAA